A single genomic interval of Peromyscus leucopus breed LL Stock chromosome 7, UCI_PerLeu_2.1, whole genome shotgun sequence harbors:
- the Chrnb4 gene encoding neuronal acetylcholine receptor subunit beta-4 → MRGTPLLLISLLVLLRRHGDCRLANAEEKLMDDLLNKTRYNNLIRPVTSSSQLISIRLELLLSQLISVNEREQIMTTNIWLKQEWTDYRLAWNSSYYEGVNILRIPAKRVWLPDIVLYNNADGIYEVSFYANVIVRSNGSIEWLPPAIYKSACKIEVKHFPFDQQNCTLKFRSWTYDHTEIDMVLKSPTAVMDDFTPSGEWDIVALPGRRTVNPQDPSYVDVTYDFIIKRKPLFYTINLIIPCVLITSLAILVFYLPSDCGEKMTLCISVLLALTFFLLLISKIVPPTSLDVPLIGKYLLFTMVLVTFSIVTTVCVLNVHHRSPSTHTMAAWVKECFLHKLPIFLFMKRPGLEVNPARIPYPGQLHLSTTDAATTSTLDPASPSNVYGHSMYFVNPVLTAPKSAVGSHTAGNPRDVRLRSSGRLRQDLQEALEGVSFIAQHLKSDDQDQSVIEDWKFVAMVVDRLFLWVFVFVCILGTVGLFLPPLFQTHAPSKGT, encoded by the exons ATGAGGGGCACACCCCTGCTCCTCATCTCTCTGCTCGTCCTGCTTCGGAGGCACG GGGACTGCCGCCTGGCCAATGCAGAGGAGAAACTGATGGATGACCTCCTGAACAAAACCCGCTACAACAACCTGATCCGCCCAGTCACCAGCTCCTCTCAGCTCATCTCCATCCGCCTGGAGCTATTACTGTCCCAGCTCATCAGCGTG AATGAGCGAGAACAAATCATGACCACCAACATCTGGCTAAAACAG GAGTGGACCGATTACCGCCTGGCCTGGAACAGCTCCTACTATGAAGGGGTGAACATTCTGAGGATCCCGGCAAAGCGCGTCTGGCTGCCTGACATCGTGTTGTATAACAA tGCTGATGGGATCTACGAGGTGTCCTTCTACGCCAACGTCATTGTGCGTTCCAATGGCAGCATCGAGTGGCTGCCCCCTGCCATCTACAAGAGCGCCTGCAAGATTGAGGTGAAGCACTTCCCCTTCGACCAACAGAACTGCACTCTCAAATTTCGCTCCTGGACCTATGATCACACAGAGATCGACATGGTCCTTAAATCACCCACAGCCGTTATGGATGACTTTACCCCCAGTGGCGAGTGGGACATCGTGGCCCTCCCAGGACGGAGGACGGTGAACCCGCAGGACCCCAGCTATGTGGATGTGACCTATGACTTCATCATCAAGCGCAAGCCGCTCTTCTACACCATCAACCTCATCATCCCCTGTGTGCTCATCACCTCGCTGGCCATCCTGGTCTTCTACCTGCCCTCGGACTGTGGGGAGAAGATGACGCTCTGCATCTCTGTGCTGCTGGCGCTCACATTCTTCCTGCTGCTCATCTCCAAGATTGTGCCTCCCACCTCTCTTGACGTACCACTCATCGGCAAGTACCTCTTGTTTACCATGGTGCTGGTCACCTTTTCCATCGTCACCACGGTATGTGTTCTCAATGTTCACCACCGCTCACCCAGCACTCACACCATGGCAGCCTGGGTCAAGGAGTGCTTCCTGCACAAgctgcccatcttcctcttcatGAAGCGCCCAGGTCTCGAAGTGAACCCAGCCAGGATCCCTTATCCCGGCCAGTTGCACCTGAGCACAACTGATGCAGCAACCACCTCTACCTTGGACCCCGCCAGCCCATCTAACGTCTATGGGCATTCTATGTACTTTGTGAACCCCGTCCTCACCGCTCCCAAGTCAGCGGTCGGCTCCCACACAGCAGGCAACCCCAGGGATGTCCGGCTGAGGTCTTCTGGGAGGTTACGGCAGGACCTACAGGAAGCTTTAGAGGGCGTCAGCTTCATCGCCCAGCATCTGAAAAGTGATGACCAAGATCAGAGT GTCATCGAGGACTGGAAATTTGTAGCGATGGTCGTCGACCGCCTGTTCCTGtgggtgtttgtgtttgtgtgcatccTGGGCACCGTGGGGCTCTTCCTACCTCCCCTCTTCCAGACCCATGCACCTTCCAAGGGCACCTAG
- the Chrna3 gene encoding neuronal acetylcholine receptor subunit alpha-3 isoform X2: MDAAPLRSPLSMLLLPLLLLPVASASEAEHRLFQYLFEDYNEIIRPVANVSHPVTIQFEVSMSQLVKVDEVNQIMETNLWLKQIWNDYKLKWKPSDYQGVEFMRVPAEKIWKPDIVLYNNADGDFQVDDKTKALLKYTGEVTWIPPAIFKSSCKIDVTYFPFDYQNCTMKFGSWSYDKAKIDLVLIGSSMNLKDYWESGEWAIIKAPGYKHEIKYNCCEEIYQDITYSLYIRRLPLFYTINLIIPCLLISFLTVLVFYLPSDCGEKVTLCISVLLSLTVFLLVITETIPSTSLVIPLIGEYLLFTMIFVTLSIVITVFVLNVHYRTPTTHTMPTWVKAVFLNLLPRVMFMTRPTSSEGDAQKPRTFYSAELSNLNCFNRADSKSCKEGYPCQDGMCGSCHHRRVKISNFSANLTRSSSSESVDAAVLSLSALSPEIKEAIQSVKYIAENMKAQNVAKEIQDDWKYVAMVIDRIFLWVFILVCILGTAGLFLQPLMARDDT, encoded by the exons ATGGACGCCGCGCCGCTCCGGTCGCCGCTGTcgatgctgctgctgccgctgctgctgctgccag TGGCCAGTGCCTCAGAAGCCGAACACCGCCTGTTCCAGTACCTGTTCGAAGATTACAACGAGATCATCCGGCCCGTGGCCAACGTGTCCCACCCGGTCACCATCCAGTTCGAGGTGTCCATGTCTCAGCTGGTGAAGGTG GATGAGGTAAACCAGATCATGGAAACCAACCTGTGGCTGAAGCAG ATCTGGAATGACTACAAGCTGAAATGGAAACCTTCCGACTACCAAGGGGTGGAGTTCATGCGTGTCCCCGCAGAGAAGATCTGGAAACCAGACATCGTGCTTTATAACAA TGCCGATGGGGATTTCCAGGTGGATGACAAGACCAAAGCTCTCCTCAAGTACACAGGGGAAGTGACTTGGATCCCTCCCGCCATCTTTAAGAGCTCGTGCAAAATTGATGTGACCTACTTCCCATTCGACTACCAAAATTGCACCATGAAGTTCGGCTCCTGGTCCTACGACAAGGCAAAGATCGACCTGGTCCTCATCGGCTCCTCCATGAACCTCAAGGACTACTGGGAAAGCGGCGAGTGGGCCATCATCAAAGCCCCGGGCTACAAACACGAGATCAAGTACAACTGCTGCGAGGAGATCTACCAAGACATCACGTACTCGCTGTACATCCGCCGGCTGCCGCTGTTCTACACCATCAACCTCATCATCCCCTGCCTGCTCATCTCCTTCCTCACCGTGCTCGTCTTCTACCTGCCCTCCGACTGTGGAGAGAAGGTGACGCTCTGCATCTCCGTGCTCCTCTCTCTGACCGTCTTTCTCCTAGTGATCACCGAGACCATCCCTTCCACCTCGCTGGTCATCCCCCTGATCGGGGAGTACCTCCTCTTCACCATGATCTTCGTCACCCTGTCCATCGTCATCACGGTCTTCGTGCTCAACGTGCACTACAGAACTCCAACCACACACACGATGCCCACGTGGGTCAAGGCTGTGTTCCTGAACCTGCTCCCCAGGGTCATGTTTATGACGAGGCCGACCAGCAGCGAGGGAGATGCTCAGAAGCCGAGGACCTTCTACAGTGCCGAGCTCTCAAACCTGAACTGCTTCAACCGCGCAGACTCCAAAAGCTGCAAGGAAGGCTACCCGTGCCAAGATGGGATGTGCGGCTCCTGCCACCACCGCAGGGTAAAAATCTCGAACTTCAGCGCTAATCTCACGAGAAGCTCAAGTTCCGAGTCTGTCGATGCCGCCGTGTTGTCCCTCTCCGCTCTGTCCCCGGAAATCAAAGAAGCCATCCAAAGTGTGAAGTATATTGCTGAAAACATGAAAGCACAGAATGTAGCCAAAGAG attcaAGATGATTGGAAGTATGTTGCCATGGTGATTGACCGAATCTTCCTCTGGGTTTTCATCCTGGTGTGCATTTTAGGGACGGCGGGATTATTTCTACAGCCCTTGATGGCCAGAGATGACACATAA
- the Chrna3 gene encoding neuronal acetylcholine receptor subunit alpha-3 isoform X1 — protein sequence MDICRQDVLAERGKRPFPQELTGMPPSVASASEAEHRLFQYLFEDYNEIIRPVANVSHPVTIQFEVSMSQLVKVDEVNQIMETNLWLKQIWNDYKLKWKPSDYQGVEFMRVPAEKIWKPDIVLYNNADGDFQVDDKTKALLKYTGEVTWIPPAIFKSSCKIDVTYFPFDYQNCTMKFGSWSYDKAKIDLVLIGSSMNLKDYWESGEWAIIKAPGYKHEIKYNCCEEIYQDITYSLYIRRLPLFYTINLIIPCLLISFLTVLVFYLPSDCGEKVTLCISVLLSLTVFLLVITETIPSTSLVIPLIGEYLLFTMIFVTLSIVITVFVLNVHYRTPTTHTMPTWVKAVFLNLLPRVMFMTRPTSSEGDAQKPRTFYSAELSNLNCFNRADSKSCKEGYPCQDGMCGSCHHRRVKISNFSANLTRSSSSESVDAAVLSLSALSPEIKEAIQSVKYIAENMKAQNVAKEIQDDWKYVAMVIDRIFLWVFILVCILGTAGLFLQPLMARDDT from the exons ATGGACATCTGTAGACAGGATGTTCTCGCCGAGAGAGGTAAGCGACCATTTCCCCAGGAACTGACAGGAATGCCTCCCTCAGTGGCCAGTGCCTCAGAAGCCGAACACCGCCTGTTCCAGTACCTGTTCGAAGATTACAACGAGATCATCCGGCCCGTGGCCAACGTGTCCCACCCGGTCACCATCCAGTTCGAGGTGTCCATGTCTCAGCTGGTGAAGGTG GATGAGGTAAACCAGATCATGGAAACCAACCTGTGGCTGAAGCAG ATCTGGAATGACTACAAGCTGAAATGGAAACCTTCCGACTACCAAGGGGTGGAGTTCATGCGTGTCCCCGCAGAGAAGATCTGGAAACCAGACATCGTGCTTTATAACAA TGCCGATGGGGATTTCCAGGTGGATGACAAGACCAAAGCTCTCCTCAAGTACACAGGGGAAGTGACTTGGATCCCTCCCGCCATCTTTAAGAGCTCGTGCAAAATTGATGTGACCTACTTCCCATTCGACTACCAAAATTGCACCATGAAGTTCGGCTCCTGGTCCTACGACAAGGCAAAGATCGACCTGGTCCTCATCGGCTCCTCCATGAACCTCAAGGACTACTGGGAAAGCGGCGAGTGGGCCATCATCAAAGCCCCGGGCTACAAACACGAGATCAAGTACAACTGCTGCGAGGAGATCTACCAAGACATCACGTACTCGCTGTACATCCGCCGGCTGCCGCTGTTCTACACCATCAACCTCATCATCCCCTGCCTGCTCATCTCCTTCCTCACCGTGCTCGTCTTCTACCTGCCCTCCGACTGTGGAGAGAAGGTGACGCTCTGCATCTCCGTGCTCCTCTCTCTGACCGTCTTTCTCCTAGTGATCACCGAGACCATCCCTTCCACCTCGCTGGTCATCCCCCTGATCGGGGAGTACCTCCTCTTCACCATGATCTTCGTCACCCTGTCCATCGTCATCACGGTCTTCGTGCTCAACGTGCACTACAGAACTCCAACCACACACACGATGCCCACGTGGGTCAAGGCTGTGTTCCTGAACCTGCTCCCCAGGGTCATGTTTATGACGAGGCCGACCAGCAGCGAGGGAGATGCTCAGAAGCCGAGGACCTTCTACAGTGCCGAGCTCTCAAACCTGAACTGCTTCAACCGCGCAGACTCCAAAAGCTGCAAGGAAGGCTACCCGTGCCAAGATGGGATGTGCGGCTCCTGCCACCACCGCAGGGTAAAAATCTCGAACTTCAGCGCTAATCTCACGAGAAGCTCAAGTTCCGAGTCTGTCGATGCCGCCGTGTTGTCCCTCTCCGCTCTGTCCCCGGAAATCAAAGAAGCCATCCAAAGTGTGAAGTATATTGCTGAAAACATGAAAGCACAGAATGTAGCCAAAGAG attcaAGATGATTGGAAGTATGTTGCCATGGTGATTGACCGAATCTTCCTCTGGGTTTTCATCCTGGTGTGCATTTTAGGGACGGCGGGATTATTTCTACAGCCCTTGATGGCCAGAGATGACACATAA